Proteins from one Impatiens glandulifera chromosome 2, dImpGla2.1, whole genome shotgun sequence genomic window:
- the LOC124927143 gene encoding zinc finger SWIM domain-containing protein 7 isoform X1, translated as MNSTCNLVAETIWADIASSLSVNDDQLSMLHFLFGKNLERATRIVDLGGVKKICGEPSGRSIFQVMGESRRKEEYFCFPEHFCACYSYFYDVVNRGEQLCCKHQLAARLAEALGTCVEVKVPDKELALMFSSL; from the exons ATGAATTCCACTTGCAATCTTGTTGCAGAAACGATATGGGCAGATATTGCTTCTTCTCTCTCAG TAAACGACGACCAGCTATCCAT GTTGCATTTCTTGTTTGGGAAAAACCTGGAGAGAGCTACTAGGATAGTGGATCTAGGAGGAGTTAAGAAGATATGTGGCGAACCCAGTGGGCGATCAATTTTCCAG GTGATGGGAGAGTCTAGGAGGAAGGAGGAATACTTTTGTTTCCCAGAACATTTTTGTGCTTGCTATTCCTACTTTTATGATGTGGTTAACAGAGGAGAACAGCTAtgt TGTAAGCATCAACTGGCTGCAAGACTTGCGGAGGCTCTTGGGACTTGCGTTGAAGTTAAGGTTCCTGATAAGGAGCTTGCTCTAATGTTTTCTTCACTTTAA
- the LOC124927142 gene encoding alpha-L-fucosidase 2-like: MEKGEEEEDWILVRKPDLFSENEITEEPLKIHFNEPAKHWTDALPIGNGRLGAMVWGNILSETLNLNEDTLWTGIPGNYTNPDAPAALSAVRKLVDDGKYAQATDSAVKLSGNPSDVYQLLGDMIIEFDDSHSQYNKETYIRELDLNTAKVKVTYSVLDNEYTREHFISNPDQVIVTKISASKSRSISFKVSLNSKMIHNSSNFPIGKNRILLKGSCPGSRNEPEDSTKGGIQFSAVLDLEISDGFGSIYIVDDENTKKLRVEGADWAVIRLTASSSFEGPFVKPLDSKKDPTLESVRTMDSIKELSYNEVYARHLDDYQNLFHRVSLQLWKSGNVVKDLHDSVAISTSERVKSFGEDEDPSLVELLFQYGRYLLISCSRRGAQVANLQGIWNKDIQPPWDGAQHLNINLQMNYWPSLSCNLEECQEPLFDYISCLSLNGSKTAKVNYEADGWVAHQVSDLWAKTSPDSGLALWALWPMGGAWLCTHLWEHYSFTMDKDFLKQKAYPLIKGCSLFLLDWLIEGHDGYYNYLETNPSTSPEHMFTAPGGKPASVSYSSTMDMAIIKEVFSIVVSAAKILGRSEDDDLVSRVLKAQSKLPPTRISRDGSIMEWALDFEDPDVHHRHVSHLFGLFPGHTITPEKNPDLCKAAENTLYKRGEEGPGWSTTWKAALWARLRNSEHAYRMVKRLFILVDPENESAYEGGLYSNLFTAHPPFQIDANFGFPAAVAEMLVQSTMHDLYLLPALPRDKWANGCVKGLKARGGVTVNIRWNEGNVHQVRIWSRDCNAIRRIHYRKITITATLLAGRVYTFNTQLKCVETYSMLNSDFF, from the exons atggaaaaaggagaagaagaagaagactggATTCTGGTGAGGAAACCGGATTTATTCTCTGAAAATGAAATAACAGAAGAGCCTCTGAAAATCCATTTCAAtgaaccggccaaacactggaCCGACGCACTCCCCATTGGAAATGGCCGGCTCGGAGCAATGGTCTGGGGCAACATTCTTTCAGAAACTCTCAATCTCAACG AAGACACTCTTTGGACCGGAATTCCGGGGAACTACACCAACCCAGATGCTCCGGCAGCTTTATCGGCCGTCAGAAAACTTGTCGACGATGGAAAATATGCTCAAGCTACTGATTCCGCCGTCAAATTATCCGGCAACCCTTCTGAT GTTTATCAACTTCTGGGTGATATGATTATTGAATTCGATGATTCTCACTCACAATACAACAAAGAGACGTATATAAGGGAGCTGGATTTGAACACGGCGAAAGTAAAAGTAACATACTCTGTTCTCGACAATGAATACACTCgagaacatttcatttcaaatcCTGATCAAGTCATCGTCACAAAGATTTCAGCAAGCAAATCTCGATCCATCTCTTTTAAAGTTTCACTAAACAGCAAGATGATTCATAATAGCTCGAATTTTCCAATTGGGAAGAATCGTATTCTTCTGAAAGGTAGTTGTCCAGGTTCAAGAAATGAACCGGAGGACAGTACTAAGGGAGGAATTCAGTTCTCTGCTGTTCTTGATTTGGAAATAAGCGATGGGTTTGGATCCATTTATATTGTGGACGACGAAAACACGAAGAAGCTGAGAGTTGAGGGTGCTGATTGGGCTGTTATTCGATTGACAGCCTCTTCTTCCTTTGAAGGACCGTTTGTAAAGCCATTGGATTCGAAAAAGGATCCTACTTTAGAATCTGTTAGAACCATGGATTCGATAAAGGAATTATCCTACAATGAAGTTTATGCAAGGCACTTGGATGATTACCAAAACCTGTTTCATCGAGTATCGCTTCAGCTATGGAAAAGCGGTAATGTTGTTAAAGATCTTCATGATTCGGTTGCTATTTCGACTTCCGAAAGAGTGAAAAGTTTTGGTGAAGATGAAGATCCTTCCTTAGTTGAGCTTCTTTTTCAATATGGTCGTTATTTGCTCATTTCTTGTTCAAGACGTGGAGCACAAGTTGCCAATTTGCAGGGCATATGGAACAAAGACATTCAACCACCATGGGA TGGGGCACAACATCTGAATATCAATCTACAGATGAATTATTGGCCATCTCTGTCTTGCAATCTTGAAGAGTGTCAAGAGCCGCTGTTTGATTACATATCATGTTTGTCGTTAAATGGGAGTAAAACAGCGAAA GTTAACTACGAAGCAGACGGATGGGTGGCTCACCAAGTGTCGGATTTATGGGCGAAAACATCACCAGACAGTGGTTTAGCCTTATGGGCTTTGTGGCCAATGGGTGGGGCTTGGCTTTGTACTCATCTATGGGAACATTATTCCTTTACTATGGACAAA GATTTCCTTAAACAAAAGGCATATCCGTTGATTAAAGGTTGTAGTTTGTTTCTATTGGACTGGCTGATTGAAGGGCATGATGGGTATTACAACTATCTTGAGACTAATCCATCAACTTCGCCTGAACATATGTTTACTGCTCCTGGTGGGAAGCCTGCCAGTGTTAGTTATTCTTCAACTATGGACATGGCAATCATCAAAGAAGTCTTCTCCATAGTTGTTAGTGCTGCTAAG ATTTTGGGTAGAAGCGAAGATGATGATTTGGTAAGTAGGGTTTTGAAAGCTCAGTCGAAACTTCCACCAACAAGAATTTCCAGAGACGGTTCCATCATGGAATGG GCACTAGACTTTGAGGACCCGGATGTGCATCATCGACATGTTTCTCACTTATTCGGCTTGTTTCCAGGGCACACGATAACTCCAGAGAAAAATCCTGACCTGTGTAAAGCAGCAGAAAATACGCTCTACAAAAGAG GGGAGGAAGGGCCAGGATGGTCAACAACATGGAAAGCTGCTTTGTGGGCTCGCCTTCGCAACAGCGAACACGCTTATAGAATGGTCAAGCGATTATTCATCTTGGTGGATCCAGAAAACGAGTCTGCTTATGAAGGAGGACTTTACAGTAACCTATTCACAGCTCATCCTCCCTTCCAAATCGATGCCAACTTTGG ATTTCCTGCAGCTGTAGCGGAAATGCTTGTTCAGAGCACAATGCATGATCTCTACTTGTTGCCTGCTCTTCCTCGTGACAAATGGGCCAATGGATGCGTCAAAGGCTTGAAGGCTCGAGGAGGTGTGACCGTTAACATAAGGTGGAACGAAGGCAATGTTCATCAGGTGAGAATTTGGTCGAGAGATTGCAATGCCATCCGAAGAATTCATTACAGAAAAATCACAATAACTGCCACTTTATTGGCTGGAAGAGTTTATACGTTTAACACGCAGTTGAAATGTGTTGAAACCTATAGCATGTTGAATTCAGATTTCTTCTGA
- the LOC124927143 gene encoding zinc finger SWIM domain-containing protein 7 isoform X2: MGRYCFFSLRLHFLFGKNLERATRIVDLGGVKKICGEPSGRSIFQVMGESRRKEEYFCFPEHFCACYSYFYDVVNRGEQLCCKHQLAARLAEALGTCVEVKVPDKELALMFSSL; this comes from the exons ATGGGCAGATATTGCTTCTTCTCTCTCAG GTTGCATTTCTTGTTTGGGAAAAACCTGGAGAGAGCTACTAGGATAGTGGATCTAGGAGGAGTTAAGAAGATATGTGGCGAACCCAGTGGGCGATCAATTTTCCAG GTGATGGGAGAGTCTAGGAGGAAGGAGGAATACTTTTGTTTCCCAGAACATTTTTGTGCTTGCTATTCCTACTTTTATGATGTGGTTAACAGAGGAGAACAGCTAtgt TGTAAGCATCAACTGGCTGCAAGACTTGCGGAGGCTCTTGGGACTTGCGTTGAAGTTAAGGTTCCTGATAAGGAGCTTGCTCTAATGTTTTCTTCACTTTAA